The proteins below come from a single Psychrobacter sp. PL19 genomic window:
- a CDS encoding LysM peptidoglycan-binding domain-containing protein, whose product MKISLNGMAKALLITIFSSVILIPTAYANNPLPTIKADAPNRYTVKKGDTLWDISGRYLDSPWRWKEIWATNKQIKNPNLIYPNDILILCVIQGKTLIGVDTGEGCAGVEKQLTGNMVASSVTITSTANSIPAIPMTAIQHWLDKTIIVNPKDFNTTPYVLASKTRNLITASGDKIYAKGVPLIVGQRYGVYREGEMYVDPRTQKIIGLEVTQVATGLATNVASNGVTSLQLTDSYDKEVREGDRVFVELDNAIPPVFYPTPATVNRGGMIVRVMDSISSAARGSVVAINLGSIHGAKPGDVLTVYQKGPLVRDTIDNDTPVRLPSEPTGMVMVFNTFDDISYAYVLSSELPLNVGDQLLPPPYL is encoded by the coding sequence ATGAAAATAAGCCTAAACGGTATGGCAAAAGCGCTGCTGATCACCATATTTAGTAGTGTAATATTGATCCCTACTGCCTATGCTAACAATCCACTGCCAACTATCAAAGCAGATGCGCCCAATCGCTATACGGTCAAAAAAGGCGATACTTTATGGGATATCTCTGGTCGTTATTTAGACAGTCCATGGCGTTGGAAAGAAATTTGGGCGACTAATAAACAAATCAAGAATCCTAATCTTATTTATCCTAACGATATTCTTATCTTATGCGTAATTCAGGGCAAGACCTTAATTGGTGTTGACACTGGTGAAGGCTGTGCAGGGGTAGAAAAACAACTGACTGGTAATATGGTCGCTAGCAGCGTAACGATTACCTCGACTGCCAATAGTATTCCAGCGATTCCAATGACGGCAATCCAACATTGGCTTGATAAAACCATCATTGTTAATCCCAAAGATTTTAATACCACACCCTATGTGCTAGCGTCTAAAACACGCAACCTTATTACAGCTAGTGGTGATAAAATTTATGCCAAGGGTGTACCGCTTATCGTTGGTCAGCGCTATGGGGTCTACCGCGAAGGCGAGATGTACGTCGATCCTAGGACTCAAAAAATCATCGGCTTAGAAGTGACACAAGTGGCGACTGGCTTGGCCACTAACGTGGCAAGTAACGGCGTAACCAGCTTGCAGCTCACTGACAGCTATGACAAAGAAGTACGTGAAGGTGATCGCGTTTTTGTTGAGTTAGACAATGCTATTCCACCGGTGTTTTATCCGACGCCTGCTACCGTCAATCGTGGTGGTATGATCGTACGCGTGATGGACTCCATTAGCTCAGCGGCGCGTGGCAGTGTGGTCGCTATTAACTTGGGTAGCATTCATGGTGCCAAACCAGGTGATGTATTGACGGTTTACCAGAAAGGACCGCTAGTGCGCGATACCATCGATAATGACACCCCAGTACGTTTGCCAAGCGAACCGACTGGTATGGTGATGGTATTTAATACCTTTGATGATATCAGTTATGCGTATGTGCTGAGCTCTGAGTTACCCCTTAATGTCGGTGATCAGTTGCTACCGCCACCTTACTTATAG
- the dprA gene encoding DNA-processing protein DprA: MPVTSSLFSDNQRAVLALWYEVNASLSAYHKLISTFGSAQQAWTTKTEGWRQLGIHHTHIKRHEQQDQTIASIEVIEQALKAGNYQLLFADQPDYPAQLLQIYYPPPLLFYRGNSALLHQAQIAIVGSRKPSNHAQKITFDIAQYLAQAGYVITSGLAIGVDKRAHLGALAQTDSDYQGRTIGVMGTGINVCYPNHHDKLFDQIIDQGGCLVSELLPHTQPHKHTFPRRNRLVAGLSLATIVTEATIKSGSLITARLTSDQGKQVFAVPSHIDNSNAEGCHHLIREGATLIYHPHQVLDDVSTQLPNHSLTNHSLPNHNLPNHNLPNHSQPSNYAHSSSENNLSKDNVYSLALANTEQLANARQKTSPLNVTIPKHLDAVFSQLDWHGQDLDALLMSTGLSPPQLIGQLMELELLGVISEQGGRYLRV; encoded by the coding sequence ATGCCGGTAACTTCATCTCTCTTCTCCGACAATCAGCGCGCCGTATTGGCATTATGGTATGAGGTCAATGCGTCGTTATCCGCTTATCATAAGCTTATCAGTACCTTTGGTAGCGCGCAGCAAGCATGGACCACTAAGACTGAGGGCTGGCGGCAACTGGGTATCCATCATACTCATATTAAGCGCCACGAGCAGCAAGATCAGACCATAGCCAGTATTGAAGTTATTGAGCAAGCGCTAAAGGCTGGGAATTATCAGTTACTTTTTGCTGATCAGCCTGACTATCCGGCACAGTTGCTGCAAATATACTATCCACCGCCACTTTTATTTTATCGTGGTAATAGCGCGTTGCTCCATCAAGCGCAAATCGCTATCGTTGGTAGCCGAAAACCCAGTAACCATGCGCAAAAGATTACCTTTGATATAGCACAATATCTGGCGCAAGCGGGGTATGTTATCACTAGCGGTTTGGCAATTGGCGTGGACAAGCGGGCGCATTTAGGCGCTTTGGCACAAACTGATTCTGACTACCAGGGTCGCACGATTGGTGTGATGGGTACTGGTATCAATGTTTGTTACCCCAATCATCATGATAAATTGTTTGATCAAATTATCGATCAGGGTGGCTGTCTTGTCAGTGAGTTATTGCCACATACCCAGCCACATAAGCATACTTTTCCACGGCGTAATCGCTTGGTTGCTGGACTCAGTTTGGCAACCATTGTCACTGAGGCCACCATTAAAAGTGGCTCGCTGATTACTGCGCGGCTCACCTCTGATCAGGGCAAACAAGTTTTTGCCGTTCCAAGTCATATCGATAACAGTAATGCTGAAGGCTGCCATCATCTGATCCGTGAAGGCGCAACGTTGATATATCATCCTCATCAAGTGCTGGACGACGTCAGTACGCAACTACCGAATCACAGTCTAACGAATCACAGCCTACCGAATCATAATTTACCGAATCATAATTTACCGAATCACAGTCAGCCTAGCAACTATGCGCATAGCTCTTCTGAAAACAACCTATCTAAAGATAATGTTTATTCGCTAGCCCTAGCCAATACCGAGCAACTTGCAAATGCTAGGCAAAAAACATCGCCTCTTAACGTTACTATACCTAAGCATCTAGATGCTGTTTTTAGTCAACTTGACTGGCATGGACAAGATCTAGATGCCTTATTGATGTCCACAGGATTATCACCACCACAATTGATCGGGCAGCTGATGGAGCTTGAGTTATTAGGGGTTATCAGTGAACAAGGTGGGCGTTATTTACGGGTATAG
- a CDS encoding L-threonylcarbamoyladenylate synthase, protein MKSSKSYSTPLMTKSTTQAAQWLSAGQLLVYPTESVWGIGCDAFNQRAVQQLLTIKQRPVDKGMIVVTDSVDRIAPLLEALSTEQRQTVLDSWDTAPNTVSQQAHTWLLPLPQSLSQSLPQSLSQSLSQSSSRPLFNALAVPIPAWISGAHNSVAVRVISHPLIQQLCAQVVSAANPYGFIVSTSCNLSSQPPALSLAQAQAYFMSSDFSTHVGYLEGETLGYQLPSQIGDALTGRIIR, encoded by the coding sequence ATGAAATCATCCAAGTCTTATTCCACGCCGTTAATGACTAAATCTACCACCCAAGCCGCTCAATGGCTGAGTGCAGGGCAGCTGCTCGTTTATCCGACCGAAAGTGTTTGGGGTATTGGCTGTGACGCTTTTAATCAGCGGGCAGTACAGCAATTACTCACTATCAAGCAGCGTCCAGTAGACAAAGGAATGATTGTGGTGACTGATAGCGTTGACCGTATCGCGCCTTTATTAGAGGCCTTAAGCACTGAACAGCGTCAAACCGTTCTTGATAGCTGGGATACCGCGCCTAATACGGTATCACAGCAAGCGCATACCTGGTTATTACCTTTGCCTCAGTCATTATCTCAATCATTACCTCAATCATTATCTCAATCATTATCTCAATCGTCGTCTCGACCATTATTTAATGCACTTGCGGTACCTATTCCAGCTTGGATTAGCGGGGCTCATAATAGCGTGGCGGTACGTGTTATTAGTCACCCTTTGATTCAACAGCTGTGTGCCCAAGTAGTTTCAGCAGCCAATCCTTACGGTTTTATCGTCTCGACCAGCTGTAATCTTTCAAGTCAGCCACCAGCGTTATCGTTAGCCCAAGCCCAAGCTTATTTTATGAGTAGTGATTTTTCTACTCACGTCGGTTATTTAGAAGGGGAGACCTTAGGCTACCAGCTACCTAGCCAAATCGGAGATGCACTGACTGGGCGGATTATTCGTTAA